The Stutzerimonas stutzeri RCH2 genomic interval CACCGGAGTATGGAAGGCGGATGCTGCGGGCTAGCGTAGGTCGATGCAGCTGACACCGCGCAACATTGAGTCAGACAGAAGCACTTGCCGGCGGATAGTAACCTGATGGGAAGGGCGTCTAGGCTGCCAATCCTGCAACTTTCGGCAAGCTATCCATGCTGCTGGCCCGGTTGCATTCGTCCGGTAGCTGTTCTTATAGTTCCGCCGGCATTTTTGCAGGGTCTGGGCCGTGTCGCACGGGCGGCGCGCCAGGCCTTCAGCGCACTGGTGAGAGTCCATGATCGAAATAAGCAACCTGACCAAGCGTTTCGCCCAGCACACGGCGGTAGACGACCTGTCGTTCCAGGTCCAGCGTGGCGAGGTGCTGGGTTTCCTCGGCCCGAATGGCGCGGGAAAATCCACCACGATGAAGATGCTGACCGGCTTTCTCGCGCCGACCTCCGGCACTGCCAGCATTCTCGGCCACGACATCCAGACTCAGAGATTGCAGGCCCAGCGACAGATCGGCTATCTGCCCGAGGGCGCCCCCTGTTATGGCGACATGACCGTTCGCAGCTTTCTCGAGTTCATCGCCGAGGTTCGTGGCTTTCGCGGTGCGGACAAGCGCCAGCGGGTCGAAGCCGCAGTGGCGCAGGTAGAGCTGGAGAATGTGCTGGGACAGTCCATCGAGACGCTGTCCAAAGGCTTCAAGCGCCGCGTCGGCCTAGCGCAGGCAATTCTGCATGACCCCAAGGTGCTGATTCTCGACGAGCCTACCGATGGCCTCGATCCGAACCAGAAGCATCAGGTGCGGCAGCTGATCCAGGGCCTGGCGCAGGACAAGATCGTCATCATTTCCACGCACATTCTCGAAGAGGTCAGCGCGGTGTGCACCCGCGCGGTGGTGATCGCCCACGGCAGGCTGGTGGCCGACGGCACGCCGCTGGAGCTGGAAAGCCGTTCGAAGTATCACCAGGCGGTCACGCTGGTCAGCGACGGCCCCTTGGATGATGTCGCCCTGGCCGCGCTGCCGGGTGTCGCCGGGGTCGAGCGCAACGAGCGCGAGCACAGCCTGACGGTGCTGGCGCAGCCGGGGCAGGTGATCTTTCCGCAGGTCAACGCGCTGATCACTCAGCAGGGTTGGGTGGTGAGGGAGCTGGACGTCGAGCGCGGCCGGTTGGATGAGGTGTTCCGTAACCTGACCCGTGGGGAGTCGCTATGACCCAGTTGCCGGTTATCTTCAAGCGTGAGTTGGGCAGCTACTTCGCCACCCCGCTCGCCTATGTATTCATCGTCATCTTTCTGGTGCTGTCCGGGGTCTTCACCTTCTACCTGGGCGGCTTCTACGAGCGCGGCCAGGCTGATCTGACGCCATTCTTCAGCTTCCATACCTGGCTCTATCTGTTCCTGGTGCCGGCGATCGCCATGCGCCTGTGGGCAGAGGAGCGCAAGTCGGGCTCCATCGAATTGCTGATGACCTTGCCGATCACCCGTTTCGAAGCGGTTGGCGGCAAGTTCCTCGCTGCCTGGGTGTTCGCCGGGATCGCCTTGCTGCTGACGTTTCCGATGGTCATCACCGTCAACTACCTGGGCGAGCCGGACAACGGCGTGATCGTCGCCGGCTACCTCGGCAGCTGGCTGCTGGCCGGTGCCTTTCTGGCGATCGGTTCCTGCATGTCGGCGCTGGCGAAGAATCAGGTGATCGCCTTCATCCTCTCGGTAGCGGTGTGCTTCCTGTTTATCGTCAGCGGCCTGCCGATGGTGCTCGATGCGCTTGCCTGGGCCCCGCAGTGGCTGATCGATGCGGTGGCTTCGCTGAGCTTCCTGATCCGTTTCGATTCCATCAGCAAGGGTGTGATCGACCTGCGTGACCTGCTGTATTTCGTCACGCTGATCGTCGCCTGGCTGGCGGCCACTGCGGTGGTCGTCGATCTGAAGAAAGCCGCCTGAGGGAACAGATATGAAACGACTCATCTATTCCGGTGCCGGGCTGCTGCTGATCGCGCTGGCCTTCCTGGCGTTCAACGGTCTTTCCGGCACGCTTCTGACCAATGCCCGGCTCGATCTGACCGAGCAGAAGCTCTACACCATCTCCGAGGGGACCGAGCGCATTCTCGATGGCTTGCAGACGCCTATCGAACTGCACTTCTTCTATTCGGACGAGACCGCCAAGGACCTGGTAGCGCTGCGTAACTACGCGCGTCGTGTCGAGGAGATGCTCAAGGCCTATCAGCGTGCTTCCGGCGGCAAGCTCAAGCTGCACGTGATCGACCCGCAACCGTTTTCCGAGGAGGAGGACCGCGCGGCCGAGTTTGGTCTGCAGGCGGTACCGCTCAACCAGGGCGGCGACAAGGTCTACTTCGGTCTGGCTGGAACCAACGCCGAGGGCGGCACGCAGATCATCCCGTTCTTCCCGCTGGATCAGGAGGAGTTCCTCGAATACGAAATCAGCCGCTTGGTGCAGAGCCTGGCAGCCGGTGAACTGCCGGTGGTCGGTGTGCTGTCCGGATTGCAGCTGACCGGTGGCTTCGACATGCGCACACAACAGGCGACGCCGCCGTGGATGGTGCTGGAGGAGGTCCGCCAGCTGTTCCATATCGAGAGCCTGCGTCGTGATGTGGACCTGATCCCGACCAACGTATCGGTGCTGCTGCTGATTCATCCGAAGGATCTCCCGGAGCAGACGCTATACGCCATCGACCAGTTCGTCCTGCGTGGCGGCAAGCTGCTGGTGTTCCTCGATCCGCATAGCGAAGCGGACCCGGGCATGGGCATCGGCCCGGGCGAGTTCGGCGAGGAGCGTGCCTCGGACCTCGAGCCGCTGTTCAAGGCCTGGGGCGTGCGCATGGTGCCGCAGCGCGCATTGGCCGACGGGGCCTATGCCATGTCGGTGGGCATGGGCGCGGAACGCCATCCGGTGCGCCATGCGGGCTGGTTGAGCCTGCCGCGCAGCGCGCTGGACCAGGATGACGTGACCACCGCGGCGTTGGAGAACATCACCGTGGCCAGCGCCGGCATTCTCGAGCCACTGGAAGATGCGACGACGCGTTTCACGCCGCTGTTCAGCAGTTCCGAGTACAGCATGCCGGTCGAGGCCGAGCGCTTTGCCACGCTGGACAACCCGGAAACCCTGCTGCTCGGTCTGGAGCCGACCGGCGAGCGCTATACCCTGGCGGCACGCATCCAGGGCCCGGCGAAGACAGCGTTCCCTGACGGCATTGAGGGTCGGGAGAAGGGCATTCAGGAGAGCCAGAACATCAATGTCATCGCGGTGGCCGACACCGATATGTTGAGTGATCGGATGTGGGTGCAGGTGCAGGACTTCTTCGGTCAGCGCATCCCGCAGCCCTGGGCCGACAACGGGGCCTTCGTGATCAACGCGCTGGACAATCTGTCCGGCACCGATGCGCTGATCAGCGTGCGCTCTCGCGGTCGCTTCACCCGCCCGTTCGTGGTGGTGGAGGCCTTGCAGCGTCAGGCCGAGAACCGCTTCCGCGAGAAGGAAGAGGTCCTGCAGCAACGCCTGGCCGATACCGAGCAGAAGCTTGCCGAGCTGCAGAGCCCGGACCCGGAGCAGGCGCTGGAACTGACCGCTGAGCAGGAGCAGGCGTTACGCCAGTTCATGCAGGAAAAGGTGCGTATCCGCAAGGAACTGCGCGAGGTGCGCTACCAGCTCAACGCCGACATCGAGGCGCTCGGGCGTACGCTCAAGTTCGCCAATATCGCTCTGGTGCCGTTGGTGCTGACGCTGGGCGTGCTGGCGTTGTGGCTGTGGCGCCGCCGGCGCAGCGCCTGATCCAAGCGCCTGCCCCGGCGCTGATCGGGGCTGGCGCAGAGACAAGAAAGGGCCTTGGAAAAAAGAGGCTGACAGCCAAAATCGTTGTTTTATACTCCGGCAACGGCTGCGTTCGAGTCGCATTTGCGCTGAAGCAACTGCACGAGACGCGGTCGTAGACCCCTCTTCCGAGGAATAACAAAAAGCGAGTTGGAGAAGTGGTAATGGCTGAGCGCGAGACAGGAACCGTCAAATGGTTCAACGATGCAAAAGGCTACGGATTCATTCAGCGGGGTAATGGCGCCGACGTGTTCGTGCATTACCGCGCCATCCGTGGCGACGGCCACCGCTCGCTGGCCGAAGGGCAGCAGGTGGAGTTTTCGGTGACTCAGGGCCAGAAGGGCCTGCAGGCCGAAGACGTCGCCGGCGTCTGACTTCGGTTGCACAATGACAAAGCCCGTCCATGTGACGGGCTTTGTTTTCTACGCGCCGGGTAGTTCAGCCCGGCACCGATAAGCGATGAAGAAGGCCGCGGTCAGCCCGTGTGCCAGACGATCTCCTCTTCGCCGTCATCGCTGATGCGGATCCAGCGGTCGGCCACTTCGACGGCTTCCTCTTCCTGCCAGCCGCCCGGCGCGCAACGGATCTCCACGCCCAAGGCGGCGTGAGCGGCGCGGGCGCAAGCGAGGTCGTCCGCCCAAGGCGTGGCGTCGCTTTCCAGCAGCAGGCAATGCCATTTGCCCACCGCCTTCGGCAGCCAGGTCACTGGAATCCCGGCGGCGCTGCACTTGAAGGTCTGGCCTTTCTGCTGCCAGTCCGTGCACGGACCGATGGCCTGGGCCAGCCATTCACCAACCGCTTGTTGGCTGGCATCCCTGAGGTAGATCTCGATATCGGGTTGACGCATGGGCGACTGCCTTATGTGGTGAAGCAAGGTTCTTCAGTGGTCGAGCAAAAGACGAATGCTAGGACGTGCGTTCGATCCAGTCGTAGCGTATCGCAACCCGCACGCTGAGGTGACTTTCGATCACCGCCGCACGGCGTTCGGCGCTGGCGCGCCAGCCATGCGGGGTCATCGCCAGCAGGTCGGCACGGGCTTGGGCATCGTCCAGTTGCAGCTCGTAGCTGAGGGTTTCGCTATGGGCCAGGCGCATGCCTTCGGGAATCAGCGACAGGTGCTTCTCGTCATCGTAGTCGCGCACCTCGTCGTAGAGCCGCGCGCGCAGCTCCCACAGATGCTCGCGGGTCGGCCCCATGCGCAGCAGTCCGCCGCCGGGCGTGAGCAGGCGTCGCGCTTCCTGCCAGTCCAGCGGGCTGAACACGCTGGCCAGCAGATCGCAACTGGCATCGGCCAACGGCACCCGGGCCATGCTCGCGACCAGCCATTCCAGCTGTGGCGCCCGCTTGCAGGCGCGCTTGATCGCCTCGCGAGAGATGTCCAGGGCATAGCCGTCCGCGTGCGGCAATGCGTCGGCGATTTGCGCGGTGTAGTAGCCCTCGCCACAGCCGATATCCAGCCAGCGTTGCGGTGCTCGCTCGGCGGCCAGTCCGGCCAAGCGCCGGGCCAGCGGCGCGTAGTGGCCGCCGTCGAGAAAGCGTCGCCGTGCTTCGACCATGGCCTGGTTGTCGCCGGGGTCGCGGCTGTTCTTGTGCTGCACTGGGAGCAGGTTCAGGTAACCCTGGCGCGCGCGGTCGAAACGGTGGTTGGCCGGGCAGGCTACACCGTTGTCGAGCGCACTCAACGGCGCCTGGCAGATCGGGCAGATCAGCATGCGAGCAGGTTCACCAGGGTCAGATAGTAGATGTCGGTGAGCAGATCGAGATCGCTGGCGAGGATGTGCTCGTCGACCTGGTGGATGGTCGCATTCACCGGGCCGAGTTCGACCACCTGCGTACCGAGGGTGGCGATAAAGCGGCCATCCGAGGTGCCGCCGCTGGTGGATGGTGTGGTCTCACGGCC includes:
- a CDS encoding ABC transporter ATP-binding protein; translation: MIEISNLTKRFAQHTAVDDLSFQVQRGEVLGFLGPNGAGKSTTMKMLTGFLAPTSGTASILGHDIQTQRLQAQRQIGYLPEGAPCYGDMTVRSFLEFIAEVRGFRGADKRQRVEAAVAQVELENVLGQSIETLSKGFKRRVGLAQAILHDPKVLILDEPTDGLDPNQKHQVRQLIQGLAQDKIVIISTHILEEVSAVCTRAVVIAHGRLVADGTPLELESRSKYHQAVTLVSDGPLDDVALAALPGVAGVERNEREHSLTVLAQPGQVIFPQVNALITQQGWVVRELDVERGRLDEVFRNLTRGESL
- a CDS encoding cold-shock protein; this translates as MAERETGTVKWFNDAKGYGFIQRGNGADVFVHYRAIRGDGHRSLAEGQQVEFSVTQGQKGLQAEDVAGV
- a CDS encoding putative RNA methyltransferase gives rise to the protein MLICPICQAPLSALDNGVACPANHRFDRARQGYLNLLPVQHKNSRDPGDNQAMVEARRRFLDGGHYAPLARRLAGLAAERAPQRWLDIGCGEGYYTAQIADALPHADGYALDISREAIKRACKRAPQLEWLVASMARVPLADASCDLLASVFSPLDWQEARRLLTPGGGLLRMGPTREHLWELRARLYDEVRDYDDEKHLSLIPEGMRLAHSETLSYELQLDDAQARADLLAMTPHGWRASAERRAAVIESHLSVRVAIRYDWIERTS
- a CDS encoding ABC transporter permease subunit produces the protein MTQLPVIFKRELGSYFATPLAYVFIVIFLVLSGVFTFYLGGFYERGQADLTPFFSFHTWLYLFLVPAIAMRLWAEERKSGSIELLMTLPITRFEAVGGKFLAAWVFAGIALLLTFPMVITVNYLGEPDNGVIVAGYLGSWLLAGAFLAIGSCMSALAKNQVIAFILSVAVCFLFIVSGLPMVLDALAWAPQWLIDAVASLSFLIRFDSISKGVIDLRDLLYFVTLIVAWLAATAVVVDLKKAA
- a CDS encoding GldG family protein translates to MKRLIYSGAGLLLIALAFLAFNGLSGTLLTNARLDLTEQKLYTISEGTERILDGLQTPIELHFFYSDETAKDLVALRNYARRVEEMLKAYQRASGGKLKLHVIDPQPFSEEEDRAAEFGLQAVPLNQGGDKVYFGLAGTNAEGGTQIIPFFPLDQEEFLEYEISRLVQSLAAGELPVVGVLSGLQLTGGFDMRTQQATPPWMVLEEVRQLFHIESLRRDVDLIPTNVSVLLLIHPKDLPEQTLYAIDQFVLRGGKLLVFLDPHSEADPGMGIGPGEFGEERASDLEPLFKAWGVRMVPQRALADGAYAMSVGMGAERHPVRHAGWLSLPRSALDQDDVTTAALENITVASAGILEPLEDATTRFTPLFSSSEYSMPVEAERFATLDNPETLLLGLEPTGERYTLAARIQGPAKTAFPDGIEGREKGIQESQNINVIAVADTDMLSDRMWVQVQDFFGQRIPQPWADNGAFVINALDNLSGTDALISVRSRGRFTRPFVVVEALQRQAENRFREKEEVLQQRLADTEQKLAELQSPDPEQALELTAEQEQALRQFMQEKVRIRKELREVRYQLNADIEALGRTLKFANIALVPLVLTLGVLALWLWRRRRSA